GGTTTTAACTACCGCCAAATTTAATGAAAAtgggtggattttttttttccttttcttttctaagGTTGAATTTCTTACAAGTGTTATATTGTTCCAGCAAGGCATATATATCTTCATTGACATAAATAGGTGAATTCAGTTGTTTGGTCTCAGCAAGGTATATATAACTTCATTGACATAAATAGGTGAATTGAGTTGTTTGGTCTTAAAATGTGGAGAAATATGAGAGAGCAATGGAAAAATTACAGGCCAAGAATAGGTAAAACAAGTAACAAACTACAACTTCCACAAGTAAAGGTGGCAAAGACAACAAGGACAAGAAAgtagcaagaaaaaaaaaatagagtaaGAAAGCGAAACACAGATTCAGAGAATAGAGTTTTTAGTAAAAGAAAAAGTAGCGCCTTTTGTGggcattaagtttttttttttacaaaacagTATTTTGTAAATGTTCCCTCCTTTGGAGGAAGCGTGACTTGGGGAAAGGAAGGGCTCCCCTTTCTGCTTGTCATCCAATCTCGTTTACTAACCATCTCTTCCTCCTTTCAAACTTCAACTTTTCTTACCTtctcttctaatacacaggtacataCCTCCCTCCTCTTTGATTCCATATGTGTTTCTTTCGTTTTTAAACTAGATGTTATGATCACTGCTTAATTAGGATGGTAGAGAGAGATTACATCAATCTTATATGAATCTTCACCCCTTCAAAGAAAACAACATAGAAATGTAAAACTTGGGAGTCATTTTTCCCGGTGGGTTATATTTGCAATTTGTTTCGTAGACCATGTGCATGCATAATCTTTCTATGTGTGCATTTGTGTTTTTTTTCGTGCATGTTTGTGTTtgtgtttatgttttgttttcagTAAATAAGGAGTTGAATCATGAAAGTTACGTACGTGGATTCGAATGGAAACCCTTAGATAATGACCTCCAATAATAAgggatttttttttcctgatcgGTGGAGAATTTGATGCTGACGAGTTTCGAATTCAGGTCACTTGTATCACCACCCAGTAACTTTACGAATAATAGGCAACTAATGAACACAAATATGGAGAATTTTTGCCCATGCACATTTTTGTTTGGCGTTTCCTTTTACATGTTTGAGCAATGcactattattttattttattttttattttatttttttgcttcttTTGCTTATATTTCAATGCAAATTTTGTggcacattttttttcttctttttgcttaTACTTCATGCAAATTTTGTGGCTATGTGTGTTTTAGAGATTCTCAATTGAAGGTCATAATCAGGCGAGCAGTTACGGAAGGGTGGAGTATCGAAGAACATTACGTTTCATTAGCAAAATGTCTTCGTCCTCTGTGACTGCTCAATCGCCATCCTCAGATAATTCGTCATCCTCAAATGATAAATCACCTCCTCCACCCGattcatctccaccaccaccaccttcaccgGATGAGGCATCACCACCACCTAAAGATTCACCATCTAATAACGCCCCACCGCCATCCAATGACGACAACAATAACAATaaatcaccaccacctccatcaagTGATGATAAAGGCAACGATAAGTCGCCACCACCTCCTTCAAGTGATGATAATAAcaacgacaacaacaacaacaataactcaccaccacctccaccaccaccaccaccaccaccatcttctaaTAAAGCATTATCACCACCTCCACCTCATACACCATCGTACCACAAAACGCCTACATCTTCGGATGACTCAGATTCATCACCTCCATCGAATATTAACAATGATATCAATGCTAAATTACCACTTATAATTGGAGTCACGGCTGGTGTGGTGGTTCTACTTCTTTTGGCAATCATTCTCGTGTCTTGctgtaagaagaaaaagaagagaagacaCGATCCCATGCAATACTATATGGACCCCTCTCGCAAAGGTACATGGTTTTCGAATTCCACATTTGGGCTAATTTTTGCTGGATGTTTTCCTCATCATCGTGTAATCTATGTTTTATCGTGCAGGTAGTGACTATTATCAAAGCTCACAAAATCAACCTCAGCAAAATTGGCAAAACGGTCCGCCATCGGCAGACCATGGTTACAAAGGCCCGCCACCTGGGCAAGGAATGCCTCCACCGGGTGGCCGCGGATGGCCTCCCCACAGTAGTGAAATGAGTTCAAATTTCTCTTCAGGTCCACGCCTACCTGTTCTACCACCTCCATCTCCGAGCCTCGCATTAGGGTTTAACAAGAGCACCTTCACCTACAATGAGTTGGAGTCGGCAACGAATGGGTTCTCTCAAGAAAACTTGTTAGGTCAAGGTGGGTTCGGGTATGTGCACAAAGGGATCTTGCCTAATGGTACAGTCATAGCAGTTAAGAGCCTCAAGTCAGGTAGCGGACAAGGAGAGAGAGAGTTCCAAGCAGAGGTCGAGATCATTAGTCGTGTCCATCATCGTCATTTGGTGTCACTTGTTGGATATTGTATTGCTGGTGGACAACGAATGTTGGTTTACGAATTCGTTCCAAATAAAACCTTGGAATATCATCTCTACGGTACGTATTCTCCATCATCCTCCTCCTCCGTACCTTGCCTATAAAATGCAGCCCATCGCGCATGTTTGTTTGTACCTTTGAGAAAGAAAATCACAACAGAAGCAGGAATGAGCTAAGAGGTTTTGGTTGTGTTTCTTGCAATGAAAACATGATAACACTTGGAAAATTAGCCAAGAGGTGTGTACTGTGTAAGCAAAAAAGAAATTACCTAACTTCAGAGCTCTTTTGAATGGTTGTTAATAACAGGAAAGAGTTGTCCCGTCATGGACTGGGCTAAGAGGCTCAATATTGCACTGGGTTCGGCTAAAGGACTGGCGTACCTCCATGAGGATTGTAAGCAACTTCATACCTTCTGTTTGCGCTGCTTCTTTCTGTTACTTCCTTCTTCTGGCGTTTTTTTTATACTGCTTAGCTAAAACTTACATGTGCTGTGCGATTGTATTACCAGGTCATCCTCGGATCATCCACCGTGACATTAAGGCTGCCAATATTCTCATCGATGATAATTTTGAGGCAATGGTATGTGAACGAAAGATTTCAGCAAGAAAAAAAGTctttgttttaaaactttag
This DNA window, taken from Papaver somniferum cultivar HN1 chromosome 3, ASM357369v1, whole genome shotgun sequence, encodes the following:
- the LOC113357064 gene encoding proline-rich receptor-like protein kinase PERK7, whose amino-acid sequence is MSSSSVTAQSPSSDNSSSSNDKSPPPPDSSPPPPPSPDEASPPPKDSPSNNAPPPSNDDNNNNKSPPPPSSDDKGNDKSPPPPSSDDNNNDNNNNNNSPPPPPPPPPPPSSNKALSPPPPHTPSYHKTPTSSDDSDSSPPSNINNDINAKLPLIIGVTAGVVVLLLLAIILVSCCKKKKKRRHDPMQYYMDPSRKGSDYYQSSQNQPQQNWQNGPPSADHGYKGPPPGQGMPPPGGRGWPPHSSEMSSNFSSGPRLPVLPPPSPSLALGFNKSTFTYNELESATNGFSQENLLGQGGFGYVHKGILPNGTVIAVKSLKSGSGQGEREFQAEVEIISRVHHRHLVSLVGYCIAGGQRMLVYEFVPNKTLEYHLYGKSCPVMDWAKRLNIALGSAKGLAYLHEDCHPRIIHRDIKAANILIDDNFEAMVADFGLAKLSSDTYTHVSTRVMGTFGYLAPEYASSGKLTEKSDVFSYGIMLLELITGKRPVDTSNTYMEDSLVDWARPILTRALGDGNFEELVDPRLENNYSPSEMARMVACAAACIRHSARRRPKMSQIVRALEGDVSLEDLNEGVRPGQSSMFSSGSSEYDTSMYNTDMKNFRKTALASQELGTSSEFAHTSDSGNHQASSSADSREMRDRIVTP